Below is a window of Halobaculum lipolyticum DNA.
CGTTCTCCCCGTCGTCGGTGCGGTCGTTCGGTGTGTGTCGCTGTGCGTGCGTCGCCGTGAGCGCGTCGCTCCCGGACTCGGAGTGAAGTCGGTGAGGCTGGGATTCGAACCCAGGAGGCTTGCGCCATCTGCTTTCAAGGCAGACGCAATAGGCCACTCTGCCACCTCACCACGGGTTCGCGATTCGCCCGGGCGGACAAAAGCGATTCCCTTCGGCGGGTTCGCGGCTCGGACCCCGGCGCGTCAGCCGTCGACGACGATCTCGCCGTCCCGCACGCGGAGACCGTGGTCGTGGACGAACGTCGCGACGTGCTCCGGGACGACGCGCTCGGCGGCGATACGGCTCCACAGGACCGGGAGGAGGTCGCGCAGGTCGGCGGCCGTCTCCACGCCGACGTGCATCGGGAGGAACTCCGTGTGGTGGCCCGCGTCGTTCGCGTGGTCGACGAGGGTTTCCAGCTCCGCGCCCTCGAAGGCGTCGGCGTAGTCGATGGGGGCGGTGAAGCCCGCGTAGTAGGTACGGCCGCGCGTCGACGGGCCGAGGACGGTCTGGTTCTGGCGGAGTTTCATCGCCGCCGAGTCGATGACGGGCCGGGTGAGCAGCGGCGCGGTACCGCGGGTGACGGCGACCGAGTCGACGCCCTCCTCGCGCAACAGGTGGGTCGCGGTGTTGCCGGCGCGGGCGGAGAACGTCGACCCGACCTGCTGTTCGAAGCGCGCCTCCGTCACGTCGTCGAGCGCCTCGCCCGCGAGCGCGCGGAGTTCGGCCTCGCTCGAGGTGTCGGCGACGTGCTCGTCCGGGAGCAGGTCGTCCGGACGGTAGTTGACGAGCAGGTCGCCGCCGGAGCGCTCGACGGCGCGGCACGTGTCCCGCAGGCACGCCGCGTACAGGTCGGCCGCGTCGGCGGCCGACAGCGGGGTCTCGTCGGCGAGCGCGGGCAGGGCGAGTCCGGAGCGCGGCGGGTCCGCGAGGACGGCGACGACGGTCATACCCGACCCACGGCTGCCACGCCAAAGGGGTTTATCAAACGTCCCGACGGAGGGAGCGCCATGGGAGTCACGGCGACGCTCGTTCGGCTCGGATCGCTCGGCTCGGTGCTGGTCGCGCTCGCCGCCGTCGGCCTGTTGCTCGTCGGCGGCGTCGGCGCGGCCGGGGTGCCGGTCGTCGGACTGCTCGCGACGCTCGCGTTCGTGGTGCTCGCGGTCGCCGTCGCCGTCGCGTGGGGGCGCGGCGAGGCGCTCGCGCGGTGGGAGACGCGGTACTGGTAAGAGAGGGGTCGAGCGCCGGGCGCCGAGCGGGGCGGCGACTCAGCGGCTCCGCCGCCCTTTCGTCTGGCGGTAGTCGCGCGAGAACACGTTCTCGGTCACGTGTTCGACGAAGGCGTCGGCGTCGGCGTCGGTGAGGTCGGACAGCCCCTTCATCGGGAGCAACTCGAACCCGCGGCCCCGGACGGTGGTCGCGTGCTCGGCGGCGGCGTCGAACGACTCCGGCGCGCGGGTGGTGTACTCGATGGCGAGCGCCTCCAGCGCGCGCTGGCCGACCGGCACTATCAGTTCGGGGTTGATCATGCGCACCTCGGCGGTGAGGAACGCGTCGCAGTTCAACACCTCCTCGTCGGTGGGACCGCGGTCGGGGTGGCGACAGCGCGTGAGGTACGTCGTGAACACGTTCTGGAGGTCGGGCTCGTCGGCGTCGGGCGGCGAGCGCGACAGGCCCAACTCGCCCAGCACGCGCTGGATCCGTTCGCCCGCCTCGTCGCCGGTGAACGGGACGCCCGTGCGCTCGGCGCCGGCGGTGGGCGCCTCCCCGAGCACCAGCACCTCCGCCTCGGCGTCGCCGTAGCCGTGGACGACCCGTTCGCGACAGTCGACCAGCGCGGGGCAGTGCTGGCAGTCGGTGTCCATCCCGTAGGGGTTCGACAGCTCCTCCTGGTGCGGCACTGTACGTGGGTAGGCGGGTGTCGGCGTTAACCGTGTGGGTCGTCGCGACCGACCGACGGACGGAACGCGGCGCGCCCCGCGGCGGCAGCAGTGGCCCCTCGTGTGACACGGTGCAGCCGTGGTCCCACGGCGGTCACTCGTCGGCGGCGTCGTCGTGCCCGGCGGCGTCGGCCCGACGAGTCGGCTCGGCCCGGATGGCGTCGTCGTCGCGGTCTCGGTACTCCGCCACCGGACGGCGGTCGCGGTTCGGGGCGCCGAACAGCCGTTCCCGGAGCGACCGTTCGGACGGGCGCTCGGCCAGCAGGACCGAACAGTCCACGTCGTTGATCACGTCCAAGTGGAGCGAGTCGCGGACGAGCCGCGAGAGCAGTCCCTGCTCGGTCGCACCCATGAACAGCATCGTGCTGTCGGCGGCGGCGGCCGCGATCGCCGACTCGACGTCGCCGGACGCGACGGTGATCGACACGTCGGTCAGGTCGCGTTCTGCCGCCCAGTCGTGGAGGAACGCCTCGCCCGCCCGCTCGTCCGCCTCGTCGGCGACGACGTGGAGGAGTTCGACCTCCGAGCCGGTGATCGACTGGAGCGCTCGGACGACCTCGGCGTTCAGGTCGGAGTCGGGACCGCCGGCGGTCGGCAACAGGATCTTCGACGGGTCGAGACCTCTGTCGCTGGCGATCAGGAAGTCGCAGGGGATCCGGTTCGCCAGTTCGTCGAGCGGGCGCTCCGCACGGGCCGACCCCCACAGCCCCTCTCTGTCCCAGTCCATCAACACGAGGTCCGGACTGGTCCGCCGCGCGAGCGTGAACACCTCCTCGAACGAGCGGGGCGTGACGACGGTCGACGTCTCCAGGTGGACGTCGTGGCGGTCGCCCATCTCCCGGACGTCCGCCAGGAGACGGTCCGACTCGGCTCGGATGCGCGCCTGCTCGTCGTCGCCGGGGTCGGCGGACCACCGCCGCGGCGCTTGGACGACGTGGACGACGTGGACCTTGCCCTTCCGGTGGGCGCTGGCCAGTTGGCAGGCCAGCCGCACGACGCCGGATTCGGTCCGCGGGTTGCCGATGGGAACCATGACCCGGTAGGCCTCCGGGTCGCGAACGATCTCCTCGACGGTGTCGATCACGGGGACGTACGACCGACCGGCCAGCGAGCCGACCAGCCACTCGCGCGGCGACAGCCGACGCACGTCGTCGAAGCGGTCGATCTGGAGGCGCCGGTCGGACGTCTGGTAGTAGTTGACGACGGTCACGAGGACGACGCCGCCGAGCGTGTTGCCCAGCAACACGGGGAGGACGAACCCGCCAAGCGCCGGGATCGGGTTCACGCCCGCGGTCGACGCGAGGTAGACGACCTCCGTGAACGACACCACGACGTGGTAGAGGTTCCCCATCGGGATCGCGAGGAACGCCAGGTAGACGACGAGCAGTCGCGTCGTGGTGTCGCGGACCGCGAAGTTGATCCAGACGACGCCGGCGACGATCAGGCCGGCGAACGCCGCCTTGACGAACAGCGCCGACGCGGGGGTGGCGATCCCCTTGCTCGCGAAGTCGGCCGCCACCGCGGCGGTCGCCGGGTCGAAGACGCCGCCGTACGCCAGCGCGAGGGCGCCCAGGCCGCCGCCGACGAAGTTCCCCGCGAGCACGACGAGCCAGTGGCGGAACAGCGTCGGGATCGACACGAGTCGCTCCAGCGTCAACGCGACCGGCGGGAGGGTGTTCTCGGTGTACAGTTGGTACCCGCCGATGATGATGTAGACGAACCCCAGCGGGTACAACAGGACGCCGACGAACTTCGTGTCGGTCGTCGCCGTCACCGACGCGTACAACAGGAAGGTGACGGTGATCGCGAACCCGGCCGCCAGCGCACTGAAGAACAGCTCTCGCGTCCCGGAGGTGACCTCGTGGTCGGCGTCGGCGACCACGCGCTGGTACACTTCGTCGGTCGAGAACTGGTCGGCGAGTACGTCGTCGGCCTCCTCGTGGCCGTCGTCGGGTGGGGAGTCGGTGCGAGGTCCTGCCATCTCGGTGCCGTGTAGCTCCGGTGGGAGCGACAAGTAGCTTCGTGGTCGCGACCGGCGTGGCCGTGGACGTCGACCGCGCGGTCGTTACGCTCGCTTCTGGATCTCCTCGCGCAACACGTCGCTGACGACCTCGCCGTCGGCCTTCCCGCGCAGCGCCCCCATCGCCTCGCCCATCAGCCCGGAGAACGCGCCCATCCCCTCCGCCTGGACCTGGTCGGCGTTGCGCTCGACGACCTCCGCGACCGCCTCCCGCACCTCTGCCTCGTCGACGCCCGACAGCCCCGCCTCCTCGACGGCCGCCTCGGCCGACAGCGACGGCTCCTCGGCGAGGACGGCGAGCACGTCGTTGACGCCCTCCTTCGCCAACTCGCCCGACTCGACGAGCGCGAACAGCTCCCGGAGGTGGTCGTCCGTCAGGCGCTCGACGGCGACGCCGTCGCGGCGCAGTTCCGTCAGCGTCGACTCCAGCGTCGTCGCCGCGAACGTCGGGTCGACGCCGTCCGCGACGACCGACTCGAACAGCGGCATCCGCCGGCCGTACGCCACCTGTTCGGCGAGGTCGGCGCCCAGGTCGTACGCCTCGCGGTAGCGCTCGACCTTCTCGGTGAGCAGCTCGGGCGTCTCGACCTCGCTGGGGTCCGGCTCCACGGGCGGCACGTCCGTCTCGGGGTACAGCCGCGCGGCGCCCGGCAGCGGGCGCATGTACCGCGTCGTCCCGTCGTCGTTGGCGCCGCGCGTCTCCTCGGGCACGCCCTCGATGGCCGTCTCGGCGCGCTCGGCGGCCGCGTCGATAGCCAACTCGGCGGTCTCCGGGTCGTCGGCGACGAGCACGACCGCGTCGTCTTCGCCGGCGTCGACGGCCTCGCGGAGCGCTTCAACCTCACCCTCGGTGACGCCGTACGCCGGCAGTTC
It encodes the following:
- a CDS encoding formate/nitrite transporter family protein, yielding MAGPRTDSPPDDGHEEADDVLADQFSTDEVYQRVVADADHEVTSGTRELFFSALAAGFAITVTFLLYASVTATTDTKFVGVLLYPLGFVYIIIGGYQLYTENTLPPVALTLERLVSIPTLFRHWLVVLAGNFVGGGLGALALAYGGVFDPATAAVAADFASKGIATPASALFVKAAFAGLIVAGVVWINFAVRDTTTRLLVVYLAFLAIPMGNLYHVVVSFTEVVYLASTAGVNPIPALGGFVLPVLLGNTLGGVVLVTVVNYYQTSDRRLQIDRFDDVRRLSPREWLVGSLAGRSYVPVIDTVEEIVRDPEAYRVMVPIGNPRTESGVVRLACQLASAHRKGKVHVVHVVQAPRRWSADPGDDEQARIRAESDRLLADVREMGDRHDVHLETSTVVTPRSFEEVFTLARRTSPDLVLMDWDREGLWGSARAERPLDELANRIPCDFLIASDRGLDPSKILLPTAGGPDSDLNAEVVRALQSITGSEVELLHVVADEADERAGEAFLHDWAAERDLTDVSITVASGDVESAIAAAAADSTMLFMGATEQGLLSRLVRDSLHLDVINDVDCSVLLAERPSERSLRERLFGAPNRDRRPVAEYRDRDDDAIRAEPTRRADAAGHDDAADE
- a CDS encoding uracil-DNA glycosylase, producing the protein MDTDCQHCPALVDCRERVVHGYGDAEAEVLVLGEAPTAGAERTGVPFTGDEAGERIQRVLGELGLSRSPPDADEPDLQNVFTTYLTRCRHPDRGPTDEEVLNCDAFLTAEVRMINPELIVPVGQRALEALAIEYTTRAPESFDAAAEHATTVRGRGFELLPMKGLSDLTDADADAFVEHVTENVFSRDYRQTKGRRSR